In Rutidosis leptorrhynchoides isolate AG116_Rl617_1_P2 chromosome 2, CSIRO_AGI_Rlap_v1, whole genome shotgun sequence, one genomic interval encodes:
- the LOC139890688 gene encoding pentatricopeptide repeat-containing protein At5g57250, mitochondrial: protein MIFSKYKRFSALTSSSLPTLFKTGFNPTLKHYTNFLLYLFKTSKYQFITHFISQLNSNQIKGNHITHSIYTKALLKQRNYEKVVSFINTQVVKSPKIVQNHILDALIQGFCIDAQNPERGFTVLQDLLKIDGILPSSFTFCTLISAFCKQGKMDRAIEVLEVMTDERFKYPFDNFVVSSVISGFVNIGRYELAIGFYENTAKSDAFKMNIVSYTCLLSAYCRLEQFEKVSELVNRIEKDGLVYDVVFYGSLVYEYFRAGIVNSALQKHKEMVEKKIDRDTVSYTILIDGFAKEGLVEKALGFLHKMNKEGVKPNLITYTAIILGFCKKGKLQEALNVFKLVKNLGFKLDEFVYATLIDGFCKIHDFDGVFRLLDEMNENGVHASVVTYNTIINGLCKYGRTTEAYEISKGIDSDVVTYSTLLHGYIREKDSTGLIMTKNNLEEAGIRMDVVMCNVLIKALFLVGSFEDVYTVYKRMPEMGLTANHVTFCTLIDGYCKFGRIEEALQVFDDFRMTSSSGSVACYNCMINGLCKNNMIDMAIQVFIELNERGMPLDPGIYRVLLQSILRVSGLEGILDIVSKFEKLDHGVFNKLCNDALCFLCDGSFSKSAIDLYTIMRRYGIGVTVISYYSLLESLTNDQNANVSTICLSDFVKEIGIFEPKVSKIILHHLCMKDVHIAIKFLKTDNAKTQNLTFAVSVLEKLIKSGRAHDAFELLMGSKERLPFMDVVDYTVIVNGLCKEGHIVKALEVCTLAKDNGVNLNIVTYNSLINGLCQQGCFVEAFRLFDSLEKINVPPSEITYSTLIDALSKEGYLLDVNKFLERMVLKGLKPNIHVYNSLINGYSKFGTLEGVLKLVDDLHVNGIKPDEFTISVVIKSFCRNGNMEGALVYYFDSRKNGFLPDLMGFFYLIKGLYSKGRMEESRSILRDMLEIEKIVDMLKKVDTGDEDKSVDQFIVSLCDQGNIRGVVKILDEIVRMFFPVGKKGVEGNFRVVGSEPLILNRENDDFEAYYGLLASLCSKGELKKANKVAKLLSASDGR from the coding sequence ATGATTTTCTCCAAATACAAACGATTTTCAGCTCTCACATCATCTTCACTTCCAACTCTTTTCAAAACTGGTTTCAATCCAACTCTCAAACATTACACAAATTTCCTCCTTTATCTCTTCAAAACCAGTAAATATCAATTCATTACACACTTTATATCACAACTAAATTCAAACCAAATCAAAGGAAACCACATCACACACTCAATTTACACAAAAGCTCTTCTCAAGCAACGTAATTACGAAAAAGTAGTCAGTTTTATCAATACCCAGGTGGTAAAAAGCCCAAAGATTGTACAAAATCATATCTTGGATGCATTAATTCAAGGCTTTTGTATAGATGCACAAAACCCAGAAAGGGGTTTTACAGTTTTGCAAGATTTGTTGAAAATTGACGGTATCTTGCCTTCTTCTTTTACTTTTTGTACATTAATTAGTGCTTTTTGTAAACAAGGTAAAATGGATAGAGCAATTGAGGTTTTGGAAGTGATGACTGATGAAAGATTTAAATACCCTTTTGATAATTTTGTTGTAAGTTCTGTTATTTCTGGATTTGTTAATATTGGAAGGTATGAACTTGCTATAGGGTTTTATGAAAATACTGCAAAGTCTGATGCTTTTAAGATGAATATTGTAAGTTATACTTGTCTTTTGAGTGCTTATTGTAGATTGGAACAATTTGAAAAAGTTTCCGAATTAGTTAATAGGATTGAGAAAGATGGATTAGTATACGATGTTGTGTTTTATGGTAGTTTGGTTTATGAGTATTTTAGGGCAGGAATTGTGAATTCGGCTTTACAAAAACATAAAGAAATGGTTGAAAAGAAGATAGATAGGGATACCGTTAGTTACACAATACTTATTGATGGTTTTGCAAAGGAAGGACTTGTCGAAAAGGCGTTGGGGTTTTTACATAAGATGAATAAAGAAGGCGTTAAGCCGAATTTGATAACTTATACAGCGATTATTTTGGGATTTTGCAAGAAAGGTAAGTTACAAGAGGCTTTAAACGTGTTCAAGCTTGTTAAGAATTTGGGATTCAAACTAGATGAATTTGTATATGCTACGTTAATTGACGGTTTTTGTAAGATACATGATTTCGATGGTGTGTTTCGTTTGCTGGATGAAATGAATGAAAACGGTGTTCATGCAAGTGTTGTCACATATAACACAATTATTAACGGGTTGTGTAAATATGGGAGAACAACTGAGGCATACGAGATTTCGAAAGGTATAGATTCAGATGTTGTTACATATAGTACATTATTACATGGGTATATTAGAGAAAAAGATTCTACAGGGTTGATAATGACGAAAAATAATCTTGAAGAAGCCGGAATTCGTATGGACGTTGTTATGTGCAACGTGCTTATCAAAGCGTTATTTTTAGTAGGGTCGTTTGAGGATGTATACACCGTTTATAAACGGATGCCCGAGATGGGTTTGACTGCAAATCATGTTACTTTTTGTACTTTGATTGATGGATACTGTAAATTTGGTCGAATTGAGGAGGCACTTCAAGTATTTGATGACTTTAGAATGACATCATCATCGGGTTCAGTAGCTTGTTACAATTGCATGATCAATGGCTTATGTAAGAACAATATGATCGATATGGCAATTCAAGTCTTTATAGAGCTTAATGAAAGAGGCATGCCTTTAGATCCTGGTATTTATCGAGTTTTATTACAGTCGATTTTAAGAGTATCGGGCCTCGAAGGAATTTTAGATATCGTTTCAAAATTTGAGAAATTGGATCATGGTGTTTTCAATAAATTATGCAATGATGCTCTTTGTTTTTTATGTGATGGAAGTTTTTCTAAATCGGCTATTGATTTGTACACGATCATGAGACGATATGGAATTGGTGTGACCGTTATTTCTTATTATTCGCTATTGGAATCGCTTACTAATGATCAAAACGCAAATGTTAGCACGATATGTTTAAGTGATTTTGTGAAAGAAATTGGGATTTTTGAGCCTAAAGTAAGcaaaatcattctacatcatttgtgTATGAAAGATGTACATATTGCCATCAAATTTCTCAAAACGGATAACGCTAAAACACAAAATCTGACTTTCGCGGTTTCTGTTCTTGAGAAACTAATAAAGAGTGGTAGGGCCCATGATGCTTTTGAACTTTTGATGGGATCAAAAGAGAGATTACCCTTCATGGATGTTGTTGATTACACTGTGATTGTTAACGGTCTTTGTAAAGAAGGACATATTGTAAAAGCTTTAGAAGTATGCACTTTAGCTAAAGATAACGGAGTTAACCTCAACATCGTTACTTATAATTCACTTATCAATGGATTATGCCAACAAGGATGCTTTGTCGAAGCTTTTAGACTATTTGACTCGTTAGAAAAGATTAACGTGCCCCCCTCAGAAATCACATACTCTACGCTTATTGATGCCTTAAGCAAAGAAGGTTATTTATTAGATGTCAATAAGTTTCTTGAAAGAATGGTTTTGAAGGGTTTGAAGCCAAATATTCATGTTTACAACTCGTTAATCAACGGTTATAGTAAGTTTGGAACGTTGGAAGGGGTATTGAAATTAGTGGATGATTTACATGTAAATGGTATAAAACCTGATGAGTTTACAATTAGCGTAGTGATTAAAAGTTTTTGTCGAAATGGTAATATGGAAGGGGCTCTTGTGTACTATTTTGATTCTAGGAAAAACGGTTTTTTACCAGATTTAATGGGGTTTTTTTATTTGATTAAAGGGTTGTATTCAAAGGGAAGAATGGAAGAATCTAGAAGCATTTTAAGGGATATGCTTGAAATCGAAAAAATTGTTGATATGTTAAAAAAAGTTGATACAGGGGATGAAGATAAGTCTGTGGACCAGTTTATTGTATCTTTATGTGATCAGGGAAATATTAGAGGAGTTGTTAAGATTCTTGATGAGATAGTGCGTATGTTTTTTCCGGTTGGGAAAAAGGGCGTTGAGGGAAATTTTCGTGTTGTTGGATCTGAGCCGTTGATTTTAAATCGTGAAAATGATGATTTTGAGGCTTATTATGGGCTTCTCGCTTCACTATGTTCGAAAGGGGAATTAAAGAAAGCGAATAAAGTTGCAAAGTTGCTTTCTGCATCTGATGGAAGATAG
- the LOC139887756 gene encoding uncharacterized protein → MDDDDGDEDDDDNANDGDDDNICSENLTTEGECRCPCEDCDNHEYQRPNIIRIHIHNNGFSERYKIWKWNGEEIVLPPPIVNVIPEPTDRLHDLVNDLWDDSFVDDHTIDVDEPSNTTSAPHARNDRIKELDKLDETPLYAGCPMSSFNFLAKMMHMKVDFKWTNTSFDHLLQFLKTAFPPGSVIPSSHYEAKKKMSEIGLGYESIHVCKNDCCLFWKENKKLNHCSVCKTSRWKDENTSGKKVAHKVLRYFPLTPRLQQLYKSSMTAKDMIWHATGQCKEVGKMRHLVDGTSWKKFDARYPDFAREPRNVRLGLCTDGFNPFGNMSNSYSMWPVILTTCNLPPWLCMKESTFMLTLLIPGPRSPGKDIDVFLRPLVDEL, encoded by the exons ATGGATGATGATGACGGTGATGAAGATGACGATGATAACGCTAATGACGGTGATGACGATAATAT ATGTAGCGAAAACCTTACTACCGAAGGTGAATGTCGTTGTCCGTGTGAGGATTGTGATAACCATGAATATCAAAGACCAAATATCATTAGAATACACATACATAATAATGGTTTTAGTGAACGTTATAAGATATGGAAGTGGAACGGTGAAGAGATCGTTCTGCCACCGCCAATAGTTAATGTCATTCCTGAACCGACAGATAGGTTGCATGATTTAGTCAACGATCTTTGGGATGATAGTTTTGTAGATGATCACACCATAGATGTCGATGAGCCAAGTAACACAACCAGTGCACCACATGCTAGAAACGATAGAATTaaagaattagataaacttgacgaGACACCGCTATACGCTGGTTGTCCGATGTCTTCGTTTAACTTTTTAGCAAAGATGATGCATATGAAGGTAGATTTTAAGTGGACCAATACATCTTTTGACCATTTGCTACAATTCCTTAAAACTGCATTTCCTCCCGGTTCTGTAATCCCATCGTCTCACTATGAAGCTAAGAAGAAAATGAGTGAGATTGGGTTAGGATACGAATCGATCCATGTTTGTAAGAATGACTGTTGTTTATTTTGGAAAGAGAACAAAAAACTGAACCATTGTTCAGTATGTAAAACGAGTAGATGGAAAGATGAAAACACGAGTGGGAAGAAAGTTGCGCACAAGGTGTTGCGTTACTTTCCATTGACTCCAagacttcaacagttatataaatCAAGTATGACTGCAAAAGATATGATTTGGCATGCTACGGGTCAATGTAAGGAAGTTGGTAAGATGCGTCACCTGGTAGATGGTACATCATGGAAAAAATTTGATGCAAGGTATCCAGATTTTGCACGAGAGCCTAGAAATGTTAGATTAGGGTTGTGCACTGATGGTTTTAATCCATTTGGCAACATGTCTAATagttatagtatgtggcctgtcaTATTGACAACCTGCAATTTGCCTCCCTGGCTCTGTATGAAAGAGTCGACATTCATGCTCACACTGTTAATTCCTGGTCCTAGATCACCCGGTAAGGACATAGATGTTTTTTTACGACCGTTGGTTGACGAATTGTAA